A single region of the Xiphophorus maculatus strain JP 163 A chromosome 3, X_maculatus-5.0-male, whole genome shotgun sequence genome encodes:
- the tbx20 gene encoding T-box transcription factor TBX20 isoform X1, translating to MEYTSSPKPQLSSRANAFSIAALMSSGKSSKDKEAEENTIKPLEQFVEKSSCNQQALADLSSLDGHGDFSGSAPTVCTEPLIPTNPGIPSEEMAKISCSLETKELWDKFHELGTEMIITKSGRRMFPTIRVSFSGVDQDSKYIVLMDIVPVDNKRYRYAYHRSSWLVAGKADPPLPARLYVHPDSPFTGEQLMKQMVSFEKVKLTNNELDQHGHIILNSMHKYQPRVHIIKKKDHTASLLNLKSEEFRTFVFVETVFTAVTAYQNQLITKLKIDSNPFAKGFRDSSRLTDMESRESVENLIHKHSYARSPIRTYAGDEENLSEDGHTTHTRGSAFTASDNLSLSSWVTTTSGFSGFQHPQTLSAIGTGTASLPHPIQGSLPPYSRLGMPLTPSALAGTMQGSGPSFPSFHMPRYHHYFQQGPYAAIQGLRHSSTVMTPFV from the exons ATGGAGTACACGTCATCCCCAAAGCCGCAGCTCTCATCCCGGGCCAATGCTTTCTCCATAGCCGCCCTGATGTCCAGCGGAAAGTCCAGCAAGGACAAGGAGGCGGAGGAGAACACCATCAAACCTCTGG AACAATTTGTGGAGAAATCCTCCTGCAACCAGCAGGCTCTGGCTGACCTGTCGTCCCTGGACGGGCACGGGGACTTCAGCGGGAGCGCGCCCACGGTGTGCACGGAGCCCCTCATCCCCACCAATCCCGGCATCCCCAGCGAGGAGATGGCCAAAATCTCGTGCAGCCTGGAGACCAAAGAGCTGTGGGACAAATTCCACGAGCTCGGCACTGAAATGATCATCACCAAGTCTGGAAG GCGGATGTTTCCTACCATCCGGGTCTCTTTTTCCGGAGTGGACCAGGATTCCAAGTACATCGTGCTGATGGATATTGTTCCGGTGGACAACAAGCGGTACCGCTACGCCTATCACCGTTCCTCCTGGTTGGTGGCCGGCAAAGCCGACCCCCCTCTGCCCGCCAG GTTGTACGTCCACCCGGACTCTCCGTTCACCGGAGAGCAGCTGATGAAGCAGATGGTTTCCTTCGAGAAGGTCAAACTGACGAACAACGAGCTGGACCAGCACGGACAT ATCATCCTGAACTCTATGCACAAGTACCAGCCACGAGTTCACATCATTAAGAAGAAGGACCACACCGCTTCGTTGCTCAACCTCAAATCGGAGGAGTTTCGCACCTTCGTGTTCGTTGAGACGGTCTTCACCGCCGTCACGGCCTATCAGAACCAGCTG ATAACCAAGCTGAAGATCGACAGCAACCCGTTCGCCAAAGGTTTCAGGGATTCGTCGCGGCTGACGGACATGGAGAG CAGGGAAAGTGTTGAGAATCTGATCCACAAGCACTCGTACGCCCGATCGCCGATCAGAACCTACGCTGGCGACGAGGAGAACCTGAGCGAGGACGGACACACCACACACACCAGAG GATCAGCGTTTACGGCCTCAGACAACCTCTCCCTGAGCTCCTGGGTTACCACCACCTCAGGCTTCTCGGGTTTCCAGCATCCTCAGACCCTGTCAGCCATAGGCACCGGAACCGCCTCCCTACCCCACCCCATCCAGGGATCCTTGCCCCCGTACAGCCGGCTAGGCATGCCGCTGACGCCCAGCGCTCTGGCTGGAACCATGCAGGGCAGCGGGCCGTCCTTCCCTTCCTTCCACATGCCCCGCTACCACCACTACTTCCAGCAGGGGCCATACGCTGCCATCCAGGGACTCCGCCACTCCTCCACAGTCATGACGCCCTTTGTATGA
- the tbx20 gene encoding T-box transcription factor TBX20 isoform X2, whose protein sequence is MEYTSSPKPQLSSRANAFSIAALMSSGKSSKDKEAEENTIKPLEQFVEKSSCNQQALADLSSLDGHGDFSGSAPTVCTEPLIPTNPGIPSEEMAKISCSLETKELWDKFHELGTEMIITKSGRRMFPTIRVSFSGVDQDSKYIVLMDIVPVDNKRYRYAYHRSSWLVAGKADPPLPARLYVHPDSPFTGEQLMKQMVSFEKVKLTNNELDQHGHIILNSMHKYQPRVHIIKKKDHTASLLNLKSEEFRTFVFVETVFTAVTAYQNQLITKLKIDSNPFAKGFRDSSRLTDMERESVENLIHKHSYARSPIRTYAGDEENLSEDGHTTHTRGSAFTASDNLSLSSWVTTTSGFSGFQHPQTLSAIGTGTASLPHPIQGSLPPYSRLGMPLTPSALAGTMQGSGPSFPSFHMPRYHHYFQQGPYAAIQGLRHSSTVMTPFV, encoded by the exons ATGGAGTACACGTCATCCCCAAAGCCGCAGCTCTCATCCCGGGCCAATGCTTTCTCCATAGCCGCCCTGATGTCCAGCGGAAAGTCCAGCAAGGACAAGGAGGCGGAGGAGAACACCATCAAACCTCTGG AACAATTTGTGGAGAAATCCTCCTGCAACCAGCAGGCTCTGGCTGACCTGTCGTCCCTGGACGGGCACGGGGACTTCAGCGGGAGCGCGCCCACGGTGTGCACGGAGCCCCTCATCCCCACCAATCCCGGCATCCCCAGCGAGGAGATGGCCAAAATCTCGTGCAGCCTGGAGACCAAAGAGCTGTGGGACAAATTCCACGAGCTCGGCACTGAAATGATCATCACCAAGTCTGGAAG GCGGATGTTTCCTACCATCCGGGTCTCTTTTTCCGGAGTGGACCAGGATTCCAAGTACATCGTGCTGATGGATATTGTTCCGGTGGACAACAAGCGGTACCGCTACGCCTATCACCGTTCCTCCTGGTTGGTGGCCGGCAAAGCCGACCCCCCTCTGCCCGCCAG GTTGTACGTCCACCCGGACTCTCCGTTCACCGGAGAGCAGCTGATGAAGCAGATGGTTTCCTTCGAGAAGGTCAAACTGACGAACAACGAGCTGGACCAGCACGGACAT ATCATCCTGAACTCTATGCACAAGTACCAGCCACGAGTTCACATCATTAAGAAGAAGGACCACACCGCTTCGTTGCTCAACCTCAAATCGGAGGAGTTTCGCACCTTCGTGTTCGTTGAGACGGTCTTCACCGCCGTCACGGCCTATCAGAACCAGCTG ATAACCAAGCTGAAGATCGACAGCAACCCGTTCGCCAAAGGTTTCAGGGATTCGTCGCGGCTGACGGACATGGAGAG GGAAAGTGTTGAGAATCTGATCCACAAGCACTCGTACGCCCGATCGCCGATCAGAACCTACGCTGGCGACGAGGAGAACCTGAGCGAGGACGGACACACCACACACACCAGAG GATCAGCGTTTACGGCCTCAGACAACCTCTCCCTGAGCTCCTGGGTTACCACCACCTCAGGCTTCTCGGGTTTCCAGCATCCTCAGACCCTGTCAGCCATAGGCACCGGAACCGCCTCCCTACCCCACCCCATCCAGGGATCCTTGCCCCCGTACAGCCGGCTAGGCATGCCGCTGACGCCCAGCGCTCTGGCTGGAACCATGCAGGGCAGCGGGCCGTCCTTCCCTTCCTTCCACATGCCCCGCTACCACCACTACTTCCAGCAGGGGCCATACGCTGCCATCCAGGGACTCCGCCACTCCTCCACAGTCATGACGCCCTTTGTATGA